Genomic window (Acidimicrobiales bacterium):
GTTGCTGGCCCGGTACTCCTCGGGGGAGCCCAGGCCGTAGATGCAGGACACCGAGGCCACCACGATCACGTCCCGGCGGGTCAGGAGGGCGGCGGTGGCGGAGTGCCGGAGCCGCTCGACCTCGTCGTTGATCGACGAGTCCTTCTCGATGTAGGTGTCGCTCGAGGGGATGTAGGCCTCGGGCTGGTAGTAGTCGTAGTAGGAGACGAAGTACTCCACCCGGTTCTCGGGGAACAGCTCCCGGAACTCGTTGGCGAGCTGGGCCGCCAGCGACTTGTTGGGGGCGATGACCAGCGTCGGGCGCTGCACCCTCTCTATCGTCCAGGCGATCGTGGCGCTCTTCCCGCTGCCCGTTATGCCGAGAAGGGTCTGGAACCGGTCCCCCCGCATCACCCCTTCGGCCAGCTCGGTGATGGCGCGCGGCTGGTCCCCGGCGGGGTCGAAGTCGCTGACGACCTTGAACGGGGGCATAGCCAACCGATCGTACCGGCGCCCTGTGACAGTCTCGCGTAAACCGATGATGCTTCTGCGGGCCCGGCCGTTGAGGCGGCCGTGATCCCCTATCTGCCCGCCCTGGACGGCCTCCGGGCCCTGGCCGTGACGGCGGTGCTGCTGTACCACGCCGGGGTGGCCCGGGCGGGCGGCGGCTTCCTCGGCGTGGACCTGTTCTTCGTCCTGTCCGGGTTCCTCATCACCTCGCTCCTGGTGGCGGAGCGGCGCCGCGGCGGGCGGATCTCGCTGACCCGCTTCTGGGCCCGGCGGGCCCGTCGGCTCCTCCCGGCCCTTTTCGTGATGCTGGCCGGGGTGGCCGCCTACGCCGCCTTCCTGGCGCCCGCCGGCAGCCTCGCCGACCTGCGCCGGGCCGCCCTCGCCACCCTCGGCTACGGGGCCAACTGGAGCCAGGTGGTCGGGGGGCAGGGGTACTTCGCGCAGCTGGCGGCACCTTCGCCGTTGCTGCACACGTGGTCGCTGGCGATCGAGGAGCAGTTCTACATGGTGTGGCCCCTCCTCGTGACCGGGCTCCTGGCCCTGGGGAGGAGACGGCCGCTGCTGCCGCTGGTGACCTTCGCCCTGGGGGCGGCGGCGGCCAGCGCCGGGGCCATGGCCCTGCTCTTCCACGGCGGGGCGGGCCTGGACCGGGTGTACTACGGCACCGACACCCGGGCCCAGGACCTGCTGGTCGGGGCGGCGCTGGCGGCGGTGCTGCAGATGCGCCCCGACCCGTGGGCCCCGCTGCGGTCCCGGCCGGGGCGGGCGGCCCTGGCCGCGGCCGGCGGGGCGGGCCTGGCCCTGCTCGTCGCCTCCGCCGTGGCGGCGGGGGGATCGTCGGCGTGGCTGTACCACGGCGGCTTCCTCGGGCTGGCGGTCGGGGCCGCGGCGCTGCTGGCGGCGATGGCGCTGGCCCCGGCCGGGGCGGGGGGACGGGCGCTGGCGGTGGCCCCGGTCCGGTACGTCGGGCGCATCTCCTACGGCCTGTACCTGTGGCACTGGCCGCTGTTCCTGGTGCTCGACCACGCCCGCACCGGCCTCTCCGGGGGGGCGCTCCTGGCGGCGCGGCTGGCGGCGTCGCTGGCAGTGGCCGCCGCCTCCTACCACCTGCTGGAGGTCCCGATCCGGCGGGGCGCCCTGCCCCGCTGGCGGGCCTGGATCGGGGCGCCGGCGGCGGCGACCGGGGTGGCGGTGGCCGTGGTCCTCGCAACCGTGGCCCCGGCGGGCGCCAGCCTGGCCTCCGGAGCGGGCGGTGGGGCGGCCGCGGCGCTGCTCACCGCCGCCGGCCCGCCGCCGGCGGGCCCGACCACCAGTGGGGCCGGCGCCGTGGACGCCGGGACCGATCCCAGCGTGCCGGCCGTGCCGGCCGGTACCGGCGGGCCGGTCCGGGTGCTGCTGGTCGGGGACTCCAGCGCCACGGTCCTGGCCCTCGGCTTCACCCCCACCCAGGCCTTCGGGGTCGACCTGGAGGGGGACGCCGTCATCGGCTGCGGCCTGGTGACCGGCGGGCTGGTGGCCAACCGGGGCACGGTCTCCGACGAGACCGCCGGCCTGCGGAGCTCGGGCCACTACGTCCGGTGCGACACCTGGCCGGCCCGCTGGGCCGCCGACGTGGCCCGGTTCCACCCCGACGTGGTGGCGCTGATGGAGGGCCCGTGGGAGGTCCGGGACCGGTACCTGGGCGGGCGCTGGACCCACCTGGGCCAGCCCGGCTTCGACGCCCGGGAGCTGGCGGCGCTGAAGCAGGCGGTCGGGGTGCTGGGAGCGGGCGGGGCCCGGGTGGCGCTCCTGACCGCGCCGTACGACGGCCAGCCCGAGCAGCCCGACGGGCGGCCCCAGCCCGCCGACGATCCGGCCCGGACCGACCGCTACAACCAGCTGCTGCGGCAGGTGGCGGCCGGGGCGCCGGGGCGGACGGCCGTGGTCGACCTGGGGCGCCGGCTGTCCCCGGGGGGACGGTTCACCCCGACCATGGCCGGAACGACCGTGCGGGACGAGGACGGGATCCACGTCACCCCGGCCGGGGCCCGCCTGTTCGAGCCGTGGCTGATCGAGAGCCTCGGGGCGCTGTCCCCGCGGCCGGCCGGCTAGGAGGAGCTGGCCCCCAGCGCCCGGGCCAGGAAGCCGACCGAGGGGCCGAGGGCCACGTCGGCGTACTGGGCGGCGTGGCGGTGCCCGGCCACCCGCTCGGCGGTCACGGCCACGCCGGCCGCCCGCTGCCGGGTCACGAACTCGTCCTCCTGGCTGGCGGGGATCAGCTCCTGGGCCGAGTTCCAGACCTGGTAGGCGACGCCCCGGGCCGAGGGCCGGTCGGCGGGGGAGGCGGCGGCGTACTGGGCCGCGCACGCCTCGGGCATGCAGCCCAGGTAGCGGTACACGGCGTAGGGCATGGACAGGGGTCCGCACGCCGCCGTGGTGCAGCGCGAGCCCCGGGCCTCGAAGGCGCCCAGGTCGGTCGGGGCCGACCAGGCCACCACGTTCGAGACCACTCCCCTGACCCCGAGCTCCAGGGCCAGGTTCCCGCCGGCGGAGACGCCGAGGGCGCCCACCCGGCTGGTGTCGAGGCCGAGGGCGGCGGCGTGGCCGCGGGCCCAGTCCAGAGCCATCTGCACGTCGGAGATCTGGTGGGGGTACCCGGGCGCCCCCGGGGCGGAGAGGCGGTAGTCCACGTTGAGGACGGCCAGGCCGGCACGGGCCAGGGCGTCGGCCTCGGGGGCCACGTCCGCCCGGCCGCCGCCCGCCCACCCCCCGCCGTGGAGCAGCACGACCACGGGAGACTGGACGCCGCGGCGGCTGGAGGCCGGCAGGTGGACGTCCATGTACAGCGGGCCGCCGTCGGTCCCGTACTGGACGGCGCTGATCTCGACCGACTCCCCGGCGGCGTGGGCGCCGGGCGCGCCGAGGGCGGCGCCGAGCGCCGACAGCCCCATCGTGATAGCCCCGATCCAGACCATGCGCCGGCCCATGTGTGAGTGATTCGCCGGCCGGTGGGGCTGGGCCTTCCCTCAGGCCCTCGGTGTCCCCCGGCCGGGCACGCCACTGCGGCGTCGCCGGGGGACTTATTGCCAGAAAGCGGACAGATCAGACGTCGGCGGGACGCCGACACGGACGCCGGCGGGGGTGGGGCCCCGCCTGGCGGAGGAGCCGGGGGGCAGGGGACCCGGCGGGGATCAGACGTTGCAGGGGAGCTTCGACCACCACGACGGGGTGGCGGAGGGGGCCGGCGGCCGGTGGGCGACAGCCGAGAGCGAGGCGTGGGACCGGCCCAGGGCCACCAGCTCGGGGAGGATCCGGGCCCCGAGCCACTGGCCGCCGGAGCGGGTCAGGTGGACGCCGTCCGAGCACCGCAGGGTCACGCCGCCGGCCGCCGAGCGGTAGGCGCCGGAGGGCGTGAGGGCGTTCCCGGCGTCGAGCACCGTGACCCCGGCCACCGACCGGAGGAGGGCGCTGTCGGCGCTCACCCGGGCCGGGTCGTCCTCGGGCCAGATGTCCCCGCTCGACTGCTCCCCGGTCTGGTAGGTCGGCGAGGTCAGTAGGACCACCGGCGCCCCCCCGGCGCCGAGCACCGGCACGGCGGCGGCGAAGCGCCCGGTGAGCCACTGGTCGAAGCCGTCCTGGCCGATGTGCTGCCACTGGCCGTCGTGCTGGGTGTCGAGGATGTCGCTGCGGGCCAGGTAGACGACGACGTCGGGCCGGGTCCGGGCCACCAGGTTGGCCCAGGACGAGAGCAGGCCCTGGGGCTGGCCGGCCACGCAGGGGTGGCCGGGCGGCAGCGTGTACCAGAGCACC
Coding sequences:
- a CDS encoding SGNH hydrolase domain-containing protein, whose protein sequence is PAGAPAGTAPAPPTATGATAAAPTSTTAPRRARPASTPRIAAGGVTATGGRPVRILVVGDSMAGSLGVGLADVAPRYGAEVVNDGTPGCSLASDQQDKVLWYTLPPGHPCVAGQPQGLLSSWANLVARTRPDVVVYLARSDILDTQHDGQWQHIGQDGFDQWLTGRFAAAVPVLGAGGAPVVLLTSPTYQTGEQSSGDIWPEDDPARVSADSALLRSVAGVTVLDAGNALTPSGAYRSAAGGVTLRCSDGVHLTRSGGQWLGARILPELVALGRSHASLSAVAHRPPAPSATPSWWSKLPCNV
- a CDS encoding acyltransferase family protein yields the protein MIPYLPALDGLRALAVTAVLLYHAGVARAGGGFLGVDLFFVLSGFLITSLLVAERRRGGRISLTRFWARRARRLLPALFVMLAGVAAYAAFLAPAGSLADLRRAALATLGYGANWSQVVGGQGYFAQLAAPSPLLHTWSLAIEEQFYMVWPLLVTGLLALGRRRPLLPLVTFALGAAAASAGAMALLFHGGAGLDRVYYGTDTRAQDLLVGAALAAVLQMRPDPWAPLRSRPGRAALAAAGGAGLALLVASAVAAGGSSAWLYHGGFLGLAVGAAALLAAMALAPAGAGGRALAVAPVRYVGRISYGLYLWHWPLFLVLDHARTGLSGGALLAARLAASLAVAAASYHLLEVPIRRGALPRWRAWIGAPAAATGVAVAVVLATVAPAGASLASGAGGGAAAALLTAAGPPPAGPTTSGAGAVDAGTDPSVPAVPAGTGGPVRVLLVGDSSATVLALGFTPTQAFGVDLEGDAVIGCGLVTGGLVANRGTVSDETAGLRSSGHYVRCDTWPARWAADVARFHPDVVALMEGPWEVRDRYLGGRWTHLGQPGFDARELAALKQAVGVLGAGGARVALLTAPYDGQPEQPDGRPQPADDPARTDRYNQLLRQVAAGAPGRTAVVDLGRRLSPGGRFTPTMAGTTVRDEDGIHVTPAGARLFEPWLIESLGALSPRPAG
- a CDS encoding alpha/beta hydrolase, with product MGLSALGAALGAPGAHAAGESVEISAVQYGTDGGPLYMDVHLPASSRRGVQSPVVVLLHGGGWAGGGRADVAPEADALARAGLAVLNVDYRLSAPGAPGYPHQISDVQMALDWARGHAAALGLDTSRVGALGVSAGGNLALELGVRGVVSNVVAWSAPTDLGAFEARGSRCTTAACGPLSMPYAVYRYLGCMPEACAAQYAAASPADRPSARGVAYQVWNSAQELIPASQEDEFVTRQRAAGVAVTAERVAGHRHAAQYADVALGPSVGFLARALGASSS